A segment of the Alphaproteobacteria bacterium genome:
GAGATCGAGGAGACGTTGACGACGGCGCCGCCACCGCTCTCGACCATCGCCGGGATGGCGTGCTTGGCCGCCAGGAACATGGTCTCGACGTTCAATTGCATGACCTGGCGCCAGGTCTCGGGGTCTTCCTCGACGACGCTGCCGCGGCTGGCGATGCCGATGTTGTTGTCGAGAAAATCGAGCCGGCCGAAGCGTTCAAGCGTCGCCGTCACCATGTCGCGGCAGTCGTCCTCGTCGCTCACGTCGGCGGCGAAGGCGATGGCCTCGCCGCCCTGCTCGGCGATCATCTCGACGGTGCGCTCGGCCGCCTCGGCCAAGCGGTCGACCACGCAGACCTGGCAGCCGGCCCGGGCCAGCAGTATGGCCGCGGCGCGGCCGTTGCCGATATCGTCGCCGGCGGCGCCGCCGCCGGAAACGATGGCGACGCGGCCTTTGAGGCCGTCTCCATCTGGAACTTGCATGTCGCTCATGACGTCTCCTTACGGTAATCCGGCGCCGGGGACGGTGACGCGGACGGCGTCGATCTGCCCGTACTGGGTGGCGGCCGCGGCAGGGCCCGAATCGACGTTGGTGCAGACATAAAGCGTCCGGCGGTCGTCGCCGCCCAGCATGCAGGCATAGGAGCCGCGCTCGCCGGTCGAGATGGTCCGGGCTATGCGGCCGCCGTCGAAAACCCTGACCAGGCGCTTGCCGCGGGGGTCGGCGATCCACACCGCACCTTCGGCATCGAGGCAGATGCCGTCGGGAAAGACGTCGTCGAACTGGGCGAAGGTGCGGCGCCCGGTTAGGCCCCCGTCGGCCTCGATATGGAAGGCGGTGAGCCGGTTGGCGAAGGTCTCGGCGACGATCAGCGTGGTGCCGTCGGGGGTGATCGCCGTGCCGTTGGGAAACAAAAGCCCGTCGGCCACGGCGCGGCTGGAGCCGTCGGGGTCGACCCGGACCAGGCAAGTGGTGCGTTCGGCCTCGCCCTGGTGGCGGTCGAAGCCGAAGTTTCCGACATAGGCGCGGCCGGCCCCATCCACCACCATGTCGTTGCAGGGACCGCTGGCCAGATGGCCGAGATCGGCCACCGTCTCGAGGCCGCCGGTGTCCAGGCGCAACAGCCGGCGATCGAGCATCGAGACCACCAGCAGTTTGCCCTCGGGCGTCCAGCCCAGGCCCGAGGGCCGGCCCGGCACTTCCACGATGGTCTCGATCCGGCCCTCGCCATCCAGGGTCAACACCCGGTGGGAGTAGAAGTCGGAAAACCAGAGTTTTCCCTCGTGCCAGCGTGGTCCCTCGGCGAAAGTCAGGCCATCGACCAGGGTTTGAATGCCGTCATCGCTCATGCCGCCCTCCGCACGCCTGCGCTACGCCCGAGTATCCCCTTGGGCCAAAGGATGATAGGTAAGACGGCCCCCAACAACCAGCCCGACGGACTATGACCGAAGAACAGTACCTCGCAGCCACCTATTTCCTCGATTGGGACAACCCGGCGATTCAGGACTTTGCCAACCAGGCCACGAACGGTGCCGCAAAAGGCCCAAACCACGACATCGACCGTGCCTGCCGGCTCTTTTACGCCGTGCGCGACGGCATCCGCTACGACCCCTACAACGTCGAGATCTCGCGCCAAGGGCTGCGGGCCAGCTATTGCCTGCAGAACGGCTACGGCTTTTGCATCACCAAGGCGGCGGTGCTGGTGGCTTCGGCCCGATCACTGGGCATCCCCGCCCGTCCCGGTTACGCCGACGTGCGCAACCACCTGACCAGTCCGCGGCTGAAGAAGCTGATGAACGGCTCCGACGTTTTCGTCCACCACGGTTACGCCGAATTGAAACTGGAAGGACGCTGGATCAAGACCACGCCGACCTTCGACAAGCGGCTTTGCGACAAGGTGGGCATCGGCGTACTGGACTGGGACGGCCGCCAGGACGCCATGTTCCATCCCTTCGATCTCTCGGGCCAGCGCCACATGGAATACATCCGCGACCACGGCCCCCGCCCCGACCTGCCCTTCGAGGAGGTCATGAATTCCTGGATGGCCGAGTACGGCCACGTCTTCGAGCCCGAACGCATGCAGGGCAAGGGCGACTTCGCCGAGGAAGCCGAGGCCGTGACCCGGTGAGAAAACCGGGCTAATCCTTCAGCGCGGCGGCGACGGTTTGCCACAAAAGGTCGCGACGGAGCGGCGTCGTCAGGCTGGCGAAGAAGCCCGTTTCCTCGGCCGCGGCTCGGAGCGCTGGTTGCTCGTGGGGCGCCATGAAGATGGTCTTGCAGCCCTCGAGGCGGGTATCGGCAAGCAGCTTGCGACCCAGCGCCAGGCCATCCATATCCGGCAGTTGGTGATCGATCAGGGCGGCCGCGAAGTGCCCCTCGGCGGCACCTTGCAGCAGCGCCAGGGCCTGGCTGCCGCTAGCCGCCGTGGTTACCCGGACACCGGCGTGGGCCAGATAGAGCGCCGCGCCCTCACTGGTCGGCGTGGCCCGGGCCGCGAGAAGGACGCAGGCCGGGGCCAGGTCCGGTGCCGCCCGCCGCTGTTGGGCGGCGGTTTCCAGCACCAGGCCGAAGAAGAAGGTTGCACCCTGGCCGGAGCGGCTTTCGACGTCGATGCGGCCGCCCATCATTTCGACCAGGTGGCGACAGATGCCGAACCTCAGGCCGCTGCCGCCATAGCGCCGCGCCGGCCCGCCGTCGGCCCGCCGCAAGGGCTGAAAAAGCCTCTCCCGCTCAGCCGCCGTCAAGCCGATGCCGGTGTCGGCGACGCGGAACTCGAAGCGCGCTTCGGCCTCCGTGAACCGTCCCGATACGCCGATTCCGACGGCGCCGTGATCGGTGAACTTGATGGCGTTGCCGGTCAGGTTGAGCACAATCCGGTGCAGCCGCGCGGCATCGCCGAGTACCCGGTCGGGTAACGCCGGATCGATGAAGGTGGTCAGCTCGAGCCCCTTTTCGGCGGCCTGGGGGGCCAGCAACCCGGCCACCTCCTCGACCAGCTCGGGCAACGAGAACTCCAGCCGTTCGAGTTCCATGCGGCCGGCCTCGATCTTCGAGAAATCGAGGATGTCGTCGATTATGCCGAGCACTGCCGAGGCGTTCTGGCGCACGATCCTGGTCAGGCTGCGCTGCTCATTGTCGAGCCTGGTCTGGTCCAGGAGCTCGGTCGTCGATATGACGCCGTTCATGGGCCTACGCATCTCGTCGCTCATGGCGGCCAGCAACGACGACTTGGCCCGTTTGGCCGCCGCCACCACCTGGCGCGCGTCGGCCAGCTCGGCCGCCAGCGCGAAGTTTTGCCGGCGGCCGCGTTCGCGCCGCCAACGCATCGCCATGCCGGCGAAGCTTACGGCGATGAACATGGCGGCAAGGGCGACGCGTTCGTCGGGATCCAGGTTGAAAAAACCAAGGACCCGGATCAGCGCCACGATCATCAAGGTGTTCATCACCAGCATCGCATTGACGAAGCGGGTGGGCAGCAGGATGTGGCCCAGCGCGATAACGCCAAGGTCGCGCGCCAACGGTGCCAGTTTGTCGGGATCGGCCATGGCCTGGAAGAACAGGGTTTGGATGACGATGAGAAGGCCCAGCAGCAACATGCCGTGGTCCATCGCGCGATAGCCGGCCCGGCGCCAGACGGCAATCAACATGAAGGCGGCAAGCGCGATGTTTGCCATTCGCGAGGCCGTCACCCAGGGCGTCACCGTCGTGTTCTGGAAGGAAAGGTCCAGATCGGCGAGCGCCGCGAGAGCCAATGCGATCAGGCACATGATGACCACCAGGTGGCGCTGGTGGGGTTCGTCGGCGACGCGATATTGCTGCTCGACGCCGCCATCGCGAAACTCCGCCGCCAGGCTTTGCAGGCGCCAGGAGCCGGCATGGGGCGCGGCTTCGGCGCTCAGTCGTAGGCTTTGATGATCCACGGATACTCGACGCCGCTGATCTTGCCGACGCCCTGGCGCATGGTCTCATACCGCCCCTCAGACATCGCTTTCGATGCCGCCCTTGACGAGGCCGTCGACGATGCGGGCCGGCAGTGTGGGATCGGTGTAGGGCCAGATCTTCATGCGCTGGGCCAGCGAATAGTCGGGATTGAACTTTAATAGCTCGGCCCATTCCGCCTGGGCTTCATCTGGCCGTCCCTGGTGGCCGTGGATGGCGGCCAGGAAGAGATGCGCCGTGTCGGTGTTGGGGTTGCGCATGATGCGGCGGCGGAAGACGTCGGCGGCGCGCTCGAGATCGCCGGCCATGAAGCAGGCCTGGCCCAGGAACTGCAGCACCAGGTCGGGGTAAAAGGGATCGAGCAGCATGGATTTCTCCGCCGCCTCGATGGCGCGCTGGGAATTGCCGGCATAGTGCTCGGAATTGGCCAGCAGCTTGTAGCCGTCCGAGTTGTTGGGATCGAGCTCCAGCATGCTGTGGGCCGCCGCAGCCGTCTCCTCGGGCCGGCGTTGCCACATGCGCACCACGCCCAGCGCCAGATGCGAGAGAGGTTCCTCGGCATCCGCAGCCAGGGCGCGGGCCGCTGAGGCGTCGGCCTGGGCCAGCGTGGCCACGGGATCGGAGGTCCACTGGTTGGTGAATTGGGCGACGCCGATGATGGCCTTTGCGGCCAGCGCCTTGGCGTAGTCGGGATCGATGGTCAGGGCCTGGTCGATGTAGCCCAGCGCGTCACGGTTGGCTTCCTTGGTGCCCTGGTACATCAGCTCGCGGCAACGCAACAGGAAGTCGTAGGCCTCGGGATCGTCGGTGCCGCGCTTCAGGACGCGGCTTTCTTCCTGGGGCGAGAGCTCGATCTTGAGGGCGCCGACGATCTCGGCCGTGACCTCGTCCTGGACGGCAAAGATGTCGTCGAGCTGGCGGTCGTAGCGCTCGGCCCAGAGGTGGCCGCCGGTGCCGCCATCGATGAGCTGGGCGTTGATGCGCACGCGGTTGCCGGCCTTGCGTACGCTGCCCTCGAGGGCATGGCTGACGCCGAGCTCGGCGCACACCTCGGGGACGTTGACGGTGCGGCCCTTGTAGGTGAAGACCGAGTTGCGGGCGATCACGAAAAGTCCCGAAACCTTCGAGAGATCGGTGATGATGTCTTCGGTGATGCCGTCGGAGAAATATTCCTGCTCGGGGTCGTTCGACATGTTGTCGAAGGGCAGCACGGCGATCGAGGTGCGATCGGTGGCCGCCGGCGACGGCGCTACAGGCGGGGCGGTAGCGGCGGGCGGAGCCGCCTGTGCCGCAGCCGTTTCGCCCTCGGCTTCGATATCGAGTAGCAGCCGGTAGGTGCGCACCGGCTCGGCGATGTTCTTGACCTGCTGTTCGCCCATGGACTGGCAGTTGAAATCGGGCTTGGAGCGGATCTGCTCGTAGACGCTGCCCGAGATGCAGATACCGCCGGGCTCGGCCAGGGCTTCGAGCCGGGCCGCGATGTTGACGCCGTCGCCGTAGATGTCCTCGTCGTCGGCCATGATGTCGCCGAGGTTGATGCCGATGCGGAAATCCATGCGCCGCTCGGCCGCCACGCCCTGGTTGCGCACCGCCATATCGCTCTGCATCGAGACGGCGCAACTGGCGGCCTCGAGGACGGAGGAGAACTCGGCCAGGAAGCCGTCGCCGGTGTGCTTGACGATGGTGCCGCCGTGGCCCGCCACCAGGGGATCGATGACCTCGCGGCGGTGCGACCACCAGGCCTCCATGGTGGCGTCCTCGTCGCTGCTCATGAGGCGCGTATAGCCGGCCACGTCGGCCATCATCAGGGCCGCCAGCCGCCGCGCGATGGGTTTCTTGTCGCTCATGCCCCGGGTTTCCTTGCCGCTCGACAGACTAGCCCCCCGGCGCCCCAGGGTGAAGCGGCTTCAAACGCGGATCTGCGACCAGGCGCCGCGCCGCCACAAGAGCGCGAAGACCACGGTCTGCAAGATACGGTAGCCGGCCAGCGAGAGCCAGGTAGCGGTCAGGCCAAGCCCCATTACCGGTCCCACCAGCCAGGCCAGCGGCAGGCCGATGGCCCACTGGCTGACCACCGCGACGACCATCACCTGACGCGCCGCCCCGGCGCCCAACAGCGCGTGCATGAGCACCAGGCCGACGCCGTCGATGGCGATCAGCAGGCCGACCAGGCGCAACGAGGTCTCGCCCAGCGCAATCACCGCCGCCTCGTGGGCGAAGCCCGAGAGCAAAACCCCCGGTGCCAGTATTGCCGGCAGGCCCAAAAGCGCCATCAGAAAGCAGGCCAGGCCGGCCACCTGCCAGCCCCAGCGCGCGGCGTCGGCAACCTGCTTGCGGCCGAGCGCCTCGCCGACCAGCGTCAGCGCCGCGATGCCCAGTGCCATGCCGGGCAGGATGGCCACCAGCATGAGATTGAGAATGACGTTGGAAATCGCCAACTCATCGGTACCGATGTGGCCGACGATGACGAAGAAGGCGGTCAGGCCGGCGGCAAAGAGGAATTGCTGCAACGCCGACGGCACCGCCAGGCGCAGCATGGTCAGCATGGTCTGGCGCCCTGGCAGCCGGCTGAGGAAGCCCTGCCCCCGGGCCAGCCTGAGCGCCAGCACGAAATGCATGGCGCTGCCCAGCCCGAGCGCCAGCGTCGTGCCCATGCCGGCCCCGGCGGTGCCCAGCGCCGGCAGTCCCAGCTTGCCGAAGATCAGCACGTAGCTGATGGCCACGTTGGCGATCTGGATGGTGAGCAGGGTGTAGAGGTAGATGCGGGTGCGGCTCACCCCGGCCCAGTAGCCCCGGAAACAGAAATTGAAACCCACCGCGACCAGGCCGATGAGGCGCCATTCGAAATAGGGCAGGCCCTCGCGGATCACCGCCGGGTCGCTGTTGACCAGCGGCAGCAGCAGCGGCGCCAGCGCCACCAGGACCAGGCTCAGGGGCAACCCGACGACCAGCGCCAGGGCCAGGCCGCCGGTCAGCGGCACCGCCGTTTCCTCCGCGCGCCCCTCGCCCACGCGCCGCGCTGCCATGGCCTGGACGCCGGTGGAAAACCCCATCACCACGGCGGTGGCCATGAAGGTGGTGAAGCTGGCGATGCCGACGGCCGCCAACTGCGCCGTTCCCAGCACCCCGACCATGGCCGTGTCGACCAGGTTGAGGACGTTCTGCGACACCATGCCGCCGATGATGGGCAGCGCCAGGTCGCTGATCCTGCGCAGACGGTGTCGGCTCATGGCGGGGTCGCCGGCTGGGTTAGCGGAACATCAGTGAGGGCAGGTACGTCGAGAGCCAGGGTATGTGAACCAGGATGGCCAGGCGCACCACGTCGGCCAGACAAAAGGGCAGCACGCCGCGGATCAGCGTCGCCGTCGAAACATCCGGCAGCACGGCGCGCAAGACGAAGATGTTGATGCCCACCGGCGGCGTGATCAGGCTCAGTTCGGTGACGCAGACGACGATGATGCCGAACCAGATCATGTCGAAACCCAGGTCGGCCACCAGGGGGAAGAAAATGGGCACCGTCAGCAGCACCATGGAGATGCTCTCGAAGACGCAACCGAGCACGATGTAGATCACCAGAATGGTCCAGATCACCACCCAGGGCGACAGCGAAAAGCCGGTGACCAGGTCCTTGAGGGCCGCCGGCAGGCCGGCCGCGTTGACGAAGTTGGCGAACACCAGGGCGCCGATCAGCACCATGAACAGCATGGCCGTGGTGTAGGCGCTGTCGGCCAAGACCTCGAAGAACGAGCGCCAATCCAGGGTGCGGCGCAAAAGTGCCAGGGCCAGCGCCCCGACGGCGCCGATGCCGGCCGCCTCGGTGGGGGTGAAGATGCCGCCGTAGATGCCGCCCATGACCAGGGCAAACAGCACCAGCACGCCCCAGACGTCGCGCAGCGCCCGCAACCGTTCCGGCCAAGCGGTGCGTTCCGCCGCCGGACCGGCCTCGGGGCGAAAGCGGGTCACGGCGCGCACCGCCAGGGCGTAGCAGGCGATGGCCACCAGGCCCGGCAGAATGCCGGCGGCGAACAAGCGTCCGATGCTCTCCTCGGTGAGCAGGCCGTAGATCACCAGCAGGATGCTGGGCGGAATCAGGATGCCCAGCGTGCCGCCGGCGGCGATCGAGCCGGCGGCCAGCGAATCGGCGTAGCCGTAACGCCGCATCGAGGGCATGGCGACCTTGGCCATGGTTGCCGCCGTCGCCACTGATGATCCGCAGATGGCCCCGAAACCGGCGCAGGCCACCACGGTGGCCATGGCAAGGCCGCCGCGGTAGTGACCGAGGAAGGCGTTGGAGGCAGCGAAGAGGTCGTCGGAGAGGCGCGCCCGGGCCACCAGGCCGCCCATCAGGATAAACAGCGGCACCACCGAAAGGCCGTAGTCCAGCGCGGCGTCGCTGGCGATGTAGGCGACCTGGGCCAGCGAGGCCGACCAAGTCACCATCAGGCCAAAGCCGGCGAAGCCCACCAGCCCCATGGCGAAGGCGATGGGCACCCTGAGCAGCGCCAGCCCGAGCACCGCGGCGAGGCCGATAAGCGAGGCCGTCATGGCGTCCCTAGGAAGACCGCCGCAGGGCGCCGGCCAGCGTCAGCGCCAGCGCCGCCAGCGAGAGCGCGCAGGTGAACCAGGCCAACAGGCTCATCAGTTGAACCACGGGATGGATGGGGATACGCAGGTATTCGGTGACGTCGCCGTAACCCTTCATCGTCATCGCCAAGCTCCATAGCTCGGCCGCCAGGCCGGCCAGCACGAGCGCCGAGAGAGCCTGGACCAGGGCCCCGCCCCAGAGCGCCAGCCAGGCCGGCGTGACGTGGTCCAAGAGATCGATGGTGATGTGCGAGCCCCGCCAGGTGATGACCGGGAGGGCAGCGAATATCATCACCCCCATGGTCAGTTCGGTCAGCTCGTAGGCGCCCGGGATGGGCGCATTGAAGGCATAACGCGCCCAGACGTCGATAAAGGTGATCAGCGCCAGCGCCAGCATGGCCAGCGCCGCCAGGCCGCCCAGCGTGTGGTGCAGCCGGCGCTGAACGGTTTCGCCGGGGCCCTCGGCGCCGAGCGTCCCGGGGCCAGGGGCCCCGGGACGATCCTGCTGCAGGCTTTCGCTCACTCGCTTTTGAGGGCCTTGAGCTGGGCCGCGAAGTAGGCCAGCGCGGCCTGGCCGTCGACGCCCTTCTTGTTGGCCGCCGCTACCCAGGCTTCGTTGAAGCCGCCGAGCTTGCTCTTGAGCGCCGCCCGCATCTCGGCGCTGGCGGTCTGCACCTTGACGCCGTTCTGCTTGGCCAATTCGATGACCGGCGGATCGGCCTCGTCCCAGACCTTGCCGGACATGCGCACGAAGGCCTCGCCCGAGGCCCGCATGACCGCGTCCCGATCCTGCTTGGCCAGCTTGTCGAAAGCGCCCTGGTTCATGATCAGGTAGAAGCCCGAGTAATAAAGCCCCTCGGGCACCAGCGTCATGTGCTTGGTCACTTCCATCAGGCGGAAGGTCTTGGCGGTCTCGGGCGGCATCAGCACGCCGTCGACCACGCCCTGTTGCAGCATGGTGTAGACCTTGGGTGCCGGGGCGCCCACGGGCACGATGCCGAGGCGCTGGGCCACTACCTTGGCGACGCCACCGGGCACCCGGAACTTGCGGCCTTGGAGGTCGGCAAGCGTTTGTAGCGGGAACTTGGTCTGAAAGACGCCGCCCGTGGTGACCATGAAGCCCAGCAGCTTGACGCCGCGGTGCTCGCCGGCTTTGACGAAATACTTCTGGTGGGTGCGCCAGTGCGCCATGGCGATGTGGGTGGCGCTGGCGCCCCAGAACGGCAGCTCAGGTAGCTCGGCCAGCTTGAAACGCCCGGGCGTGTAGTCGTGCAGGCTCCAGCCGGCGTCGGCAACGCCGCTGGCGACGCGGTCGAAGACCCGGGGCGGCGGCATCTTCGGTGGGTGGCTGATCTCGACCTCGATCCGCCCCTGGCTGGCTTCTTCCACCATCTTCTTCCAGCCCGGCATGATCATCGAGTTGATGTGGTGCTTGGGCGAGGCCCAGGTATGCAAGCGGATCTTCGATTTGGCCGCGGCCGGCAGGGCCCCGCCGACGGCCAGGGCCAGCGCCGCAGTGGCCAAAATGACGGTTCTATGCTTCATGATTGCCTCCCCTTTAGGATCTTTTTGTTCGTCCGGGCCCGATGCTACCCGATTTGGCGCTCGCGATCGCGCCCCTCCGGCAGCGCCAATGAGGGCTGTATGATGCTGCCATGTTGCGTCTCGCGGTCTGCCTGTTGTTGGCGCTCGGCGCCGCCTGTGCCGCGCCGCCGCCGCCCGGCGAGCTCTCGGCCCTGCTGCGGCCCCACGACGTAGTCCACCGGCCGGCCGGCGAGGGCCCCTTTCCCGCCGTCGTCGTGCTGCATGGCTGCGGCGGGCGCAAGGATTGGCACGGCGGCCGTTGGGGACGCTGGCTGGCGGCCCGGGGCTATCTGGCGCTGGAGGTCGACAGCCTGACGCCGCGCGGGCTCGAATCCCGGACTGTCTGCCAGGGCCTTGCGCTGTGGGGCTCGAGCCGCGCCGCCGACGTTTGGGTCAGCCTGGCCGATTTGCGTCGTCATCCCGACGTCGATCCCCAGCGCCTGGCGCTGCTCGGCTTCTCGCACGGCGGCTGGGCCGCGCTCGACAGCTTGACGCTGGCCCAGCCCGGCCAATTGGACGGCCTCGGCGCCGTCGCGGTGCTCTATCCCTACTGCGGCGCCGCGGCCAGCCACCGTGCCGGCTGGTCGGTGCCGCTGCCGGTTCTGATGCTGCTGGCCGGCGCCGACCGCGAGGTCTCGAGGCCGGCCTGCGAGGAGGTGGCCCGGAGCCAGATCAAGCGCGGCCAACCGCTCGAGCTCCACGTCTATGCCGGTGCCGGCCATGCCTTCGACGCCGAGGCCGAGGCCCGGCTCACCGAAGATGCGCAAAATCGCGTGCAGCGCTTCCTCAGCCGCACTATTAAGGGTCGGCAACAGAACGAAAAGCGAGGCAGGCGATGAAAGCAGTGCTGTGCGAAGGCTTCACGGGGCCCGGCGGTTTGGCGATCCGCGACATCGACGAGCCCGAACCAGCCCCCGATCAGGTGCTGGTCGAGGTCCACGCGGCAACCGTCAATTTCATGGACCACCTGATCGTCAGCGGCCTCTACCAGATGAAGCCCGAGCTGCCCTTCGTCGCCGGCACCGATGCCGCCGGCGTGGTGCTGGCGGTAGGCAGCCAGGTCGCAGGCCTGGCGCCCGGCGACCGCGTGGCCTGCTTCAACTGGACCGGCGCCTTCGCCGAACGCATGGTGGCCGACGCGCACCGCAGCTTCCGCCTGCCCGACGGCGTCGACTTCGGGCCCGGCTCGGGTATTTTGCATGCCTACACCACCGGGCTTTACGCGCTGCGCGAGCGCGGCCAGCTGCAGGCCGGCGAAGTGCTGCTGGTCAACGGCGCCGCCGGCGGCGTCGGTCTGGCCGCCGTCGACATCGGCCGCCATATGGGGGCCCGGGTGATCGCCGCCGTGGGCTCCGACGAAAAGGCCCCTATCGTGCGCCAGTATGGTGCCGAGGCGGTGATCAACTACCAGCGCGAGAGCCTGAAGGAACGCGTGCGCGAGTTGACCCAGGGCGCCGGGGCCGACGTCATCTACGATCCCGTGGGCGGCGACGTCTTCGATCAATCGGTGCGCAGTGTGGCCTTTGGCGGCCGCATTCTGGTGGTCGGCTTCACCAGCGGCCGCATTCCCGAATTGCGCATGAACCAGCCGCTGCTCAAAAGCTGCTCCATCGTCGGTGTGCTCACGGGCAACTGGGGCGACCGCTTCCCGGACGAACACGACGCGCTCTGCCGCGATGTCCTAGACTGGGTGGCGGCCGGCCACTTGACCCCGCTGGTCTCGGAAACCTTGCCGCTGGAGGGCGTGGTCGAGGCCCTCGAACGCATCGCCGCCCGCCAGGTCCAGGGGCGCATCGTGCTGGAAGTGCGGTCGCCTTAGTTGATGGCCCGGTCCGTGCCCTGCCAATAAGGCTTGCGCAATTCCGTCTTGAGGATCTTGCCGGCGCCCGAGAGCGGTAGCGGATCGTCCACGAAAGCGACGCTCTGCGGGCACTTGTAGCCGGCGATCAGTTGCTTGCAGTGTGCCGTCAACGCCTCGTCCGCCAGCGTTTCGCCTTCCTTGCAGCGCACCACGGCGTGGACCTGCTCGCCCCACTTTTCGTGCGGGATGCCGATGACGGCGCACTCGGCCACCGCCGGGTGCTGGTAGATGGCGTCCTCGACCTCGGCCGAATAGACGTTCTCGCCGCCCGAGATGATCATGTCCTTGACGCGGTCGACGAGAAAGACGAAGCCGTCCTCGTCCATGTAGCCGCCGTCGCCGGTGTGCAGCCAGCCGCCGCGCAAGGTTTGGGCGGTAAGCTCGGGCTGCTTCCAATAGCCCTGCATGACGTTGTCGCCCCGGCCGCAGATCTCGCCCACGGTGCCGCGCGGCACCTCGTTGTCGTCGGCGTCGAGGATTCTCATCTCGACACCGGGAACGGCGCGGCCGGCCGAGCGGATCTTGCCCGCCATGGGCCCGCTGGTGACGTGGTATTCGTGCTCCATCACGGTCAGTACGGGGGAGGATTCGGTCTGGCCATAAGCCTGCATGAAGCGGGTCTGGGGGATGGTCTCCAGCGCCTTGGCGATCACCGCCTCGGGCATCGGAGAGGCGCCGTAGAGGATGTGGCGAAGCGAGGAAAGATCGGCATTGGCGGCCTCGGGGTGATTGATCACCATGTTGATCATGGTCGGGATCAGCATCGTAATGGTGACCTTTTCGCGCTCGATGGCAGCCAGCACCTCGGCCGGGTCGAAGGCGGTGATCATTGTCGAGCCGCCGGCCACGCTGGTCACGGCGAAGGTGGCGGCGCCATTGGCGAGGTGAAACATGGGGGCGGCGTGGAGATAGTTGCTGTCGGACCGGAAACCGGCGGCGGCGCTGAACTGCAAGGGATTGAGCAGCAGGTTGTTGTGGCTCAGCATGACGCCCTTGGGGCGTCCGGTGGTGCCGCCGGTGTAGAAAAGACCGGCCAGCTCGTCGCCACCCTGGTCGCGGGGCTCGATGGGGTTGGCCTCGGCCAACAGGGCCTCGTAAGACAGCAGGCCCTCGGGCGCCGCGCCGGTGCCGACGTGAATGACCGGGCCCAGGCTTTCGATCTGGTCCCGAAAGCGCGGCAGCATTTCCAGGAAATGGTCATCGACCAGCAGCACCGAGGCTTCCGAATCGTTGAGCCAGTGGACGATCTCGGGCACCGCCAGGCGCGTGTTGATGGGCACGAAGACGGCGCCGGCCCAGGGCACGGCAAAGAAATATTCGAGATACCAGTCGCTGTTGAGACCCAGCATGGCGACCCGGTCGCCGGGCTTGACGCCAAGCTCGACCAGCGCCGCGGCCAGCCGGGCCACGCGCTCGCCGAACCGGTTCCAGCTTTGCCGCCGCCCCTGATAATTGGTGGCCAGCCCCGGGCCGTTGACCTGCACCGCACGCCCCACCACCGAACTGATGCGCATATTTCTTTCCCTATGCTGGTGTTGCCGGCTTCAGACCTCGCTGATGCCGAAGGCGGTACGCATTTGCGCCAGGCTCTCCTGCTGCGGCGACCACATGCGGCCGCCGACCACGCCGCCGTCGACCACCAGATCGTGGCCGTTGATGAAGCTCGAGGCGTCGCTGGCCAGGAAGACGGCGGCCTGGGCGATGTCGTCCGGCAGGCCCGAACGCGGGATGGGCTGCAAGGCGGCCAGGCCCACCTTGACCGCCTCGACGGTGCCCTCCGCCGCCTCGTCGTCGAGTCCCATGACCTT
Coding sequences within it:
- a CDS encoding glucose 1-dehydrogenase yields the protein MQVPDGDGLKGRVAIVSGGGAAGDDIGNGRAAAILLARAGCQVCVVDRLAEAAERTVEMIAEQGGEAIAFAADVSDEDDCRDMVTATLERFGRLDFLDNNIGIASRGSVVEEDPETWRQVMQLNVETMFLAAKHAIPAMVESGGGAVVNVSSISALRPRGLTAYSVSKGAVIALTKAMAVDHGGQGIRVNCVAPGPVYTPMVYTGGMSQKAREARRLASVLKIEGTGWDVGQAVRFLLSDQARYITGQTLVVDGGVTLLAPERDAEG
- a CDS encoding SMP-30/gluconolactonase/LRE family protein, whose amino-acid sequence is MSDDGIQTLVDGLTFAEGPRWHEGKLWFSDFYSHRVLTLDGEGRIETIVEVPGRPSGLGWTPEGKLLVVSMLDRRLLRLDTGGLETVADLGHLASGPCNDMVVDGAGRAYVGNFGFDRHQGEAERTTCLVRVDPDGSSRAVADGLLFPNGTAITPDGTTLIVAETFANRLTAFHIEADGGLTGRRTFAQFDDVFPDGICLDAEGAVWIADPRGKRLVRVFDGGRIARTISTGERGSYACMLGGDDRRTLYVCTNVDSGPAAAATQYGQIDAVRVTVPGAGLP
- a CDS encoding transglutaminase family protein, which encodes MTEEQYLAATYFLDWDNPAIQDFANQATNGAAKGPNHDIDRACRLFYAVRDGIRYDPYNVEISRQGLRASYCLQNGYGFCITKAAVLVASARSLGIPARPGYADVRNHLTSPRLKKLMNGSDVFVHHGYAELKLEGRWIKTTPTFDKRLCDKVGIGVLDWDGRQDAMFHPFDLSGQRHMEYIRDHGPRPDLPFEEVMNSWMAEYGHVFEPERMQGKGDFAEEAEAVTR
- a CDS encoding ATP-binding protein → MDHQSLRLSAEAAPHAGSWRLQSLAAEFRDGGVEQQYRVADEPHQRHLVVIMCLIALALAALADLDLSFQNTTVTPWVTASRMANIALAAFMLIAVWRRAGYRAMDHGMLLLGLLIVIQTLFFQAMADPDKLAPLARDLGVIALGHILLPTRFVNAMLVMNTLMIVALIRVLGFFNLDPDERVALAAMFIAVSFAGMAMRWRRERGRRQNFALAAELADARQVVAAAKRAKSSLLAAMSDEMRRPMNGVISTTELLDQTRLDNEQRSLTRIVRQNASAVLGIIDDILDFSKIEAGRMELERLEFSLPELVEEVAGLLAPQAAEKGLELTTFIDPALPDRVLGDAARLHRIVLNLTGNAIKFTDHGAVGIGVSGRFTEAEARFEFRVADTGIGLTAAERERLFQPLRRADGGPARRYGGSGLRFGICRHLVEMMGGRIDVESRSGQGATFFFGLVLETAAQQRRAAPDLAPACVLLAARATPTSEGAALYLAHAGVRVTTAASGSQALALLQGAAEGHFAAALIDHQLPDMDGLALGRKLLADTRLEGCKTIFMAPHEQPALRAAAEETGFFASLTTPLRRDLLWQTVAAALKD
- a CDS encoding adenylate/guanylate cyclase domain-containing protein, which codes for MSDKKPIARRLAALMMADVAGYTRLMSSDEDATMEAWWSHRREVIDPLVAGHGGTIVKHTGDGFLAEFSSVLEAASCAVSMQSDMAVRNQGVAAERRMDFRIGINLGDIMADDEDIYGDGVNIAARLEALAEPGGICISGSVYEQIRSKPDFNCQSMGEQQVKNIAEPVRTYRLLLDIEAEGETAAAQAAPPAATAPPVAPSPAATDRTSIAVLPFDNMSNDPEQEYFSDGITEDIITDLSKVSGLFVIARNSVFTYKGRTVNVPEVCAELGVSHALEGSVRKAGNRVRINAQLIDGGTGGHLWAERYDRQLDDIFAVQDEVTAEIVGALKIELSPQEESRVLKRGTDDPEAYDFLLRCRELMYQGTKEANRDALGYIDQALTIDPDYAKALAAKAIIGVAQFTNQWTSDPVATLAQADASAARALAADAEEPLSHLALGVVRMWQRRPEETAAAAHSMLELDPNNSDGYKLLANSEHYAGNSQRAIEAAEKSMLLDPFYPDLVLQFLGQACFMAGDLERAADVFRRRIMRNPNTDTAHLFLAAIHGHQGRPDEAQAEWAELLKFNPDYSLAQRMKIWPYTDPTLPARIVDGLVKGGIESDV